From Methanomicrobiales archaeon HGW-Methanomicrobiales-1, a single genomic window includes:
- a CDS encoding chemotaxis protein CheW, whose translation MADEGEVLEFTLGTEHYALDITPVREIVEMTPITVIPRAPGHITGVINLRGEIVNILNLNSFLKLPNQPITESQKIIVFMADAAKGNNVGVIVDNVSSVTEISAAQVDLMTEGIAGNESRYIKGIINTRTDDGENAGKGLIIWLDIQKMFNDIENT comes from the coding sequence ATGGCAGATGAAGGAGAAGTTTTGGAATTTACCCTGGGTACTGAGCATTATGCACTCGATATAACCCCGGTTCGTGAGATCGTTGAAATGACACCTATCACGGTTATTCCCCGTGCCCCCGGACACATTACCGGGGTAATCAACCTGCGCGGGGAGATTGTCAATATTCTCAATCTTAACTCGTTCCTCAAGTTACCCAACCAGCCGATTACTGAATCACAGAAAATTATTGTATTCATGGCAGATGCAGCAAAAGGCAACAATGTTGGTGTAATCGTCGATAATGTCAGTAGTGTTACTGAAATTTCTGCAGCCCAGGTTGATTTAATGACTGAAGGGATTGCCGGGAATGAATCAAGATATATCAAGGGGATTATCAACACCCGCACCGATGATGGAGAGAATGCTGGAAAGGGATTGATCATCTGGCTGGATATACAAAAAATGTTTAACGATATAGAAAATACTTAA
- a CDS encoding chemotaxis protein CheR — protein sequence MEESATEFNQLKRHVEQLLKIQCSNYKEDYIKRRFLSRMRSTNSATYADYLRYLKAHPAENEPLRNALTINVTEFFRDKEVFDEIKNTVLPALFQLRKRISIWCAGSSTGEEPYSLAIILYDILSTHKDWSGHIIATDIDEVVLGKAKAGIFEEKAIAKLNTLQIQRHFTKRPDGTYEAKQHLKDLIRFRPHDLMSGVPPARYNDLITCRNVTIYFTEKQKDDLARTFHSALITDGYYIMGKTEYLGRQVEDLFVSKNTAQKIFMKKEKTAPPRAG from the coding sequence ATGGAAGAGTCGGCAACTGAATTTAATCAATTAAAACGGCATGTTGAGCAGCTGCTCAAAATCCAGTGCTCAAATTATAAGGAAGATTATATCAAAAGACGTTTTTTGTCCCGTATGCGTTCAACGAATTCGGCAACTTACGCAGATTACCTGCGGTATCTCAAAGCACATCCTGCGGAAAATGAGCCTTTACGCAATGCACTCACGATCAATGTAACTGAATTTTTCCGGGACAAGGAGGTTTTTGATGAGATTAAGAACACGGTTCTTCCTGCTCTCTTCCAGCTGAGGAAACGTATCTCCATCTGGTGTGCCGGCAGTTCGACCGGTGAAGAACCCTATTCCCTTGCCATTATCCTGTACGACATACTTTCCACTCATAAGGACTGGTCCGGTCATATCATCGCTACCGATATCGATGAAGTTGTTCTGGGAAAGGCAAAAGCAGGAATTTTTGAAGAAAAAGCTATCGCCAAATTAAATACCCTGCAGATCCAGCGCCATTTTACCAAACGACCGGATGGCACCTATGAAGCCAAGCAGCACTTAAAAGACCTGATCCGGTTCCGGCCTCACGATCTTATGAGCGGTGTCCCTCCTGCTCGGTACAATGATCTTATCACCTGCCGCAATGTTACGATCTACTTTACGGAAAAACAGAAAGATGATCTTGCGCGTACCTTCCACTCAGCGCTCATTACTGATGGCTATTACATCATGGGTAAGACAGAATATCTCGGGCGCCAGGTTGAGGACCTGTTTGTATCAAAGAATACAGCCCAGAAAATTTTTATGAAAAAGGAGAAAACCGCGCCACCAAGGGCCGGTTAA
- a CDS encoding aldolase codes for MYTITLISTDENERLMELYSPKVLYEIKSEIYGCCIKLLSDDHSVKETWQENFYPMSQNIRSHGRLFVFKDSSCAPDSVFFDPHSRSAYLINFNYYGWIKSIALSLAGDILEDEHNIYSVHGACIDLDGKGLCLIGNSGAGKTTQTYGLLKDPHTRIVSDDWFFSRVYGPDILAYGSEKNFYIRKDLATVWKEYNGLVPESDFDKEGRAVADLRWVIGKGRILPMTTLKMMIILKRDPEDSNEARSLLPEDGLELFEENNYFNPHILVNNSYKKHIRKRYITNLLERTAVYLVNTTNTAQATQRLIRSLANVPQTP; via the coding sequence ATGTATACCATTACCCTGATCTCCACTGATGAAAACGAGCGCCTGATGGAACTCTATAGTCCCAAGGTCCTCTATGAGATCAAATCGGAAATATATGGATGCTGTATCAAACTCCTCTCAGATGATCATAGCGTAAAGGAAACCTGGCAGGAGAATTTTTACCCCATGTCCCAGAATATCCGGTCACATGGCAGGCTTTTTGTATTCAAAGATTCTTCCTGCGCTCCGGACTCGGTGTTTTTCGATCCGCATTCCCGGTCAGCGTACCTGATAAATTTCAATTATTATGGCTGGATAAAATCCATTGCCCTCAGTCTTGCCGGGGATATCCTGGAAGATGAACATAACATCTATTCTGTGCACGGCGCCTGCATAGATTTAGACGGGAAAGGTCTCTGCCTGATCGGGAATTCCGGAGCAGGTAAAACAACCCAGACGTACGGGCTCTTAAAAGATCCCCATACCCGGATTGTATCGGACGACTGGTTCTTTTCACGAGTATATGGGCCGGACATCCTTGCCTATGGATCGGAAAAAAATTTCTATATCCGGAAGGATCTCGCAACCGTATGGAAGGAATACAACGGGCTTGTTCCGGAGAGTGATTTTGATAAGGAAGGCAGGGCTGTTGCAGACCTGCGGTGGGTGATTGGAAAAGGACGAATTCTTCCCATGACTACCTTAAAGATGATGATTATCCTCAAAAGGGATCCGGAAGATTCCAACGAGGCCCGCTCACTGCTTCCGGAGGATGGCCTTGAGTTATTCGAGGAAAATAACTATTTCAATCCGCACATTCTCGTCAATAATTCTTATAAAAAACATATACGGAAACGCTATATTACCAATCTCCTTGAACGGACTGCCGTTTATCTCGTGAACACGACAAATACAGCGCAGGCAACCCAGAGACTGATACGTTCACTGGCAAACGTTCCACAAACCCCGTGA
- a CDS encoding uridine kinase gives MHHPNFKEKIAASPCIFTIGVAGDSGSGKTTFTQGVRNIFGNDLVSTITLDDYHSLDRDGRKEQGITALNPRANRIGQLEQDLISLKRGVPVEKPSYNHATGTFDPPAVFRPKKILILEGLHTLFTPTLRKYLDFTLFVDPAKSVKYDWKILRDVKQRGYSHDTVIKEIAEREPEYERYIAPQKEYADAVIGIDYSRYGQQLGKERNVYKVTLSQDRMKQSIENIDLSLDLYSILSLSDRNFSLEFVTNEQDGHRMGNLIIDGELSEHVVKKLEHSIEEQTRVHPISIFKQRNYVTAGDLAQLILCWRIIHRRIFIETCRY, from the coding sequence ATGCATCATCCGAACTTTAAAGAGAAAATAGCAGCATCGCCGTGTATCTTTACCATCGGGGTTGCAGGGGACAGCGGTTCAGGAAAGACTACGTTTACGCAAGGTGTGCGGAACATTTTTGGCAATGATCTCGTCTCGACTATTACTCTTGATGATTACCATAGTCTGGACCGTGACGGGCGGAAGGAGCAGGGCATCACGGCTTTGAACCCCAGGGCAAACCGTATTGGGCAACTTGAGCAGGATCTCATCTCCCTCAAACGAGGGGTTCCGGTTGAAAAGCCATCCTACAACCATGCCACGGGCACATTTGATCCTCCCGCTGTTTTTAGGCCTAAGAAAATTCTCATACTGGAGGGACTTCACACGCTGTTCACCCCCACTTTGCGAAAATATCTTGATTTCACTCTTTTTGTGGATCCGGCAAAATCAGTGAAATATGACTGGAAGATCCTACGGGATGTAAAACAGCGGGGGTATTCTCATGACACCGTCATAAAAGAGATTGCCGAACGGGAACCGGAGTATGAACGTTACATCGCCCCTCAAAAGGAGTACGCGGATGCCGTGATCGGTATCGATTATTCCCGGTACGGGCAGCAGTTAGGAAAAGAGCGGAATGTGTACAAGGTCACCCTCTCCCAGGACCGGATGAAGCAGAGCATCGAAAATATCGATCTTTCTTTGGACCTGTATTCCATCCTCTCGTTATCTGATCGGAATTTCTCTTTGGAGTTTGTAACAAATGAGCAGGATGGTCACAGGATGGGTAACCTTATTATTGATGGGGAACTGAGCGAACATGTGGTGAAAAAGCTTGAGCATAGTATTGAGGAACAGACCCGGGTTCATCCGATCTCCATCTTCAAACAACGGAACTATGTGACCGCTGGAGATCTTGCCCAGCTGATTCTTTGCTGGCGCATTATTCACCGTCGGATTTTCATAGAAACCTGCCGGTATTAA
- a CDS encoding 6-phosphofructokinase, with the protein MKTIGVLTGGGDCPGLNAVIRAVVRAGIKYEFETLGIQNGWQGLIDGNVEPLTDFSVSGILPKGGTILGTSRTDPLKNTSDFQKIKANIKKYGIHALVVIGGDGTLSAARDVAKLGIPVVGIPKTIDNDISGTDMTVGFDTAVATVTEAIDRLHTTAESHHRIIVVEVMGRNVGWIAVTAGIAGGADEILIPEVHFTLEGVCKKLKGRYEAGKKFSIVVIAEGAHEEDLVLSTVPENERNECGHEKFVGVGNILGKELERRMGIETRVTILGHVQRGGSPTAFDRVLATRFGVAAIQLVHAGDFGKMVALQGNRIVSIPLETAVNPLKTVDPDFYELAMTVIGGRK; encoded by the coding sequence ATGAAAACCATCGGAGTCCTTACCGGGGGTGGTGATTGTCCCGGGCTTAATGCGGTGATCCGTGCTGTTGTGAGAGCGGGAATAAAATATGAATTTGAAACGCTTGGCATCCAAAACGGGTGGCAGGGTCTCATTGATGGCAATGTCGAGCCACTTACCGATTTCTCTGTATCAGGTATCCTGCCTAAAGGGGGAACAATTCTCGGCACCTCCCGCACAGACCCGCTGAAAAATACATCGGATTTCCAGAAGATCAAAGCCAACATAAAAAAATACGGCATTCATGCACTGGTAGTCATTGGTGGTGACGGGACACTATCGGCTGCCCGGGACGTAGCAAAGCTGGGGATTCCTGTTGTGGGAATTCCCAAAACGATTGATAATGATATCAGCGGAACCGATATGACAGTTGGTTTTGATACTGCGGTTGCCACGGTAACTGAAGCGATCGATAGACTTCATACTACTGCTGAATCACACCACCGGATTATTGTTGTTGAAGTAATGGGTCGAAATGTCGGCTGGATCGCTGTTACCGCAGGGATAGCCGGAGGAGCTGATGAGATCCTTATTCCCGAAGTGCACTTTACCCTTGAGGGGGTCTGTAAAAAATTAAAAGGCCGTTATGAAGCGGGCAAAAAATTTTCGATCGTGGTGATTGCAGAAGGGGCTCATGAGGAAGATCTTGTTTTATCCACAGTTCCTGAGAATGAACGGAATGAATGCGGTCATGAGAAGTTTGTTGGTGTCGGTAATATCCTGGGAAAAGAACTTGAACGGCGGATGGGAATTGAAACAAGGGTTACCATACTCGGGCATGTCCAGCGAGGTGGATCGCCAACTGCATTTGATCGAGTCCTTGCCACGCGGTTTGGTGTTGCTGCAATCCAACTCGTGCATGCCGGGGATTTCGGGAAGATGGTTGCCCTGCAGGGAAACAGGATAGTAAGCATCCCTCTTGAAACAGCGGTTAACCCGCTAAAAACGGTTGACCCTGATTTCTATGAACTGGCAATGACCGTAATCGGGGGTCGGAAATAA
- a CDS encoding phosphoesterase codes for MENNDSNDVLVYRLGTGCDLADVEAGNIYQGKVQGFATFGMFVQLNDRIKGLVHKSNVKAEHKERDSVLVRVREVRPNGNIDLEEVQYQVYQVENVERKSTTVRIIDLPSKLGKTVAIEGEIAQIKQTSGPTIFTIVDETGTQNGAAFIEAGVRAYPEAELGNMVKLIGEVMMRNGQLQIEVDGLSILTDEEAAVVKVRIEKALDLRSEPENIPLLIQSEVMEKLRPEMRKVAKIIRKAVFTSQPIILRHHADADGICSAVAIEQAVVSLIRESGGDFDAEYFLFKRAPSKAPFYEIEDITRDLDFSLKDHVRFGQKMPLVILTDNGSTEEDEPSYKIASVYDIPFVVIDHHHPDTSIDKYLQAHVNPYHVGGDFGITAGMLGTEVARLINPKVESLIRHLPAVAAVGDRSEAPERGLYLALVQDNFPEQHCKDIALALDYEQFWLRFNDGREIVKDILNLTGNTERHKKLLTLLIDGANTMIADQMSACMAHIDPRVLKNDTRLFLLDVEIHAHKFTFPPPGKTSGEVHDRLCQQNVGKPVVTIGFGPDFAVLRSRGVLMNIPKMVRELRVEIPGGGISGGGHLVVGSIKFVEGMRSVVIEALINKIADAQVQQ; via the coding sequence ATGGAAAATAATGATTCAAACGATGTGCTCGTCTACCGGCTCGGCACCGGCTGTGATCTTGCTGATGTCGAAGCAGGAAATATCTACCAGGGAAAAGTGCAGGGTTTTGCAACCTTTGGTATGTTTGTGCAGTTAAATGACCGGATCAAGGGACTTGTGCATAAGAGCAATGTAAAGGCAGAACACAAGGAACGCGATTCCGTGCTGGTCAGAGTCCGTGAAGTCAGGCCAAATGGGAATATCGATCTCGAAGAAGTGCAGTACCAGGTTTACCAGGTAGAGAACGTTGAGCGGAAATCCACAACGGTGAGAATAATCGATCTTCCCTCAAAACTCGGAAAGACGGTTGCCATCGAAGGAGAAATCGCCCAGATCAAGCAGACCAGCGGTCCTACCATCTTTACAATCGTTGATGAAACCGGGACCCAGAACGGCGCTGCATTTATCGAAGCCGGTGTTCGGGCGTATCCCGAAGCGGAACTTGGGAACATGGTCAAGCTCATCGGAGAAGTGATGATGAGAAACGGCCAGCTCCAGATTGAAGTGGACGGATTGTCCATTCTCACGGATGAAGAAGCGGCTGTTGTCAAGGTGAGGATCGAAAAAGCCTTAGATCTCCGTTCAGAGCCGGAGAATATTCCGCTTCTTATCCAGAGCGAGGTCATGGAGAAACTCCGTCCCGAGATGAGGAAAGTCGCAAAGATCATCAGAAAAGCGGTCTTTACCTCCCAGCCAATCATCCTGCGGCACCATGCTGACGCTGACGGTATCTGCTCAGCAGTCGCAATCGAACAGGCAGTCGTTTCGCTGATCCGCGAGAGTGGCGGTGACTTTGACGCGGAATACTTCTTATTCAAGCGGGCTCCTTCAAAAGCACCGTTCTATGAAATAGAAGATATTACAAGGGATCTTGACTTCTCGTTAAAAGACCATGTCCGTTTCGGCCAGAAGATGCCCCTGGTGATCCTTACCGACAATGGATCAACCGAGGAAGATGAACCATCCTACAAGATTGCCAGTGTCTACGATATCCCGTTTGTGGTGATCGATCACCATCACCCGGATACCTCTATCGACAAATACCTCCAGGCTCATGTCAACCCCTACCATGTCGGGGGAGACTTCGGTATCACTGCCGGTATGCTCGGAACTGAAGTTGCACGGTTGATCAACCCCAAGGTCGAGTCGTTGATCCGCCACCTCCCGGCGGTTGCAGCAGTCGGAGACCGAAGCGAGGCACCAGAACGGGGATTATATCTGGCTCTGGTTCAGGACAACTTCCCCGAACAGCACTGCAAGGATATTGCCCTTGCGCTCGACTATGAGCAGTTCTGGCTCCGGTTTAACGATGGCAGGGAGATTGTTAAGGATATCTTAAACCTGACCGGAAATACCGAACGCCACAAGAAACTCTTAACCCTCTTAATCGATGGGGCTAATACCATGATCGCCGATCAGATGAGCGCCTGCATGGCCCACATCGATCCCCGCGTACTGAAGAACGATACCCGCCTCTTCCTCCTCGATGTGGAGATCCATGCCCACAAGTTCACCTTCCCACCCCCAGGGAAAACCTCCGGTGAAGTGCATGACCGGCTCTGCCAGCAGAATGTCGGAAAACCGGTTGTTACTATCGGGTTTGGTCCGGACTTTGCCGTGCTCCGGTCCCGTGGCGTACTGATGAATATACCCAAAATGGTCCGGGAATTACGTGTCGAGATTCCGGGTGGCGGAATCAGCGGTGGCGGGCACCTTGTTGTTGGCAGTATAAAATTTGTTGAAGGTATGCGCTCTGTAGTTATCGAAGCATTAATCAACAAAATTGCCGATGCACAGGTACAGCAATAA
- a CDS encoding ribonuclease Z — translation MSGETLHVYFLGTAGALPTPQRNPPCIMVRRGADTLLFDCGEGAQQQMMRARCGFLVNAIFVTHWHADHFLGIFGLVQTMSFNGRTEPLTIYGPEWVQDFVTTLRHVTRFNLKFSIDAVELTHGSWVRFDGYTVTAFAVSHGMPALGYSLEEDPRPGRFDREGAIALGVPPGPLFGRLQRGETVTIGVEGQRRDVKPEEVLGPARPGRKIVYTGDTRAVHTTLGEIARNADLLIHDATYDESEAARAMEFYHATAAQAGEAASILSAKTLVLVHISSRYIDAQAHVGDAKKKFSGTILAPNDLDMVEVPFRD, via the coding sequence ATGAGCGGCGAGACCCTGCACGTCTATTTCCTTGGCACTGCCGGTGCCCTGCCAACACCGCAGCGTAACCCCCCCTGCATCATGGTACGGCGTGGTGCGGATACCCTCCTTTTTGACTGTGGGGAAGGCGCCCAGCAGCAGATGATGCGAGCGCGGTGCGGGTTTTTGGTCAATGCGATATTTGTCACCCACTGGCACGCTGATCACTTCCTTGGGATATTCGGCCTTGTCCAGACAATGTCATTCAATGGACGCACCGAACCCCTCACGATCTATGGGCCGGAATGGGTGCAGGATTTTGTCACAACGCTGCGTCATGTAACACGATTTAACCTGAAATTTTCCATCGACGCGGTTGAACTCACGCATGGCTCGTGGGTTCGGTTTGACGGTTACACGGTCACTGCCTTTGCCGTAAGTCATGGCATGCCGGCACTGGGATACTCGCTGGAAGAAGACCCGCGCCCGGGTCGGTTCGACCGCGAGGGTGCGATTGCGCTGGGAGTTCCTCCGGGCCCCCTGTTCGGCCGGCTCCAGCGCGGAGAAACGGTTACCATTGGGGTCGAGGGGCAACGGCGCGATGTAAAACCTGAAGAAGTCCTGGGCCCCGCCCGCCCCGGACGAAAGATTGTGTACACCGGAGACACCCGGGCTGTCCATACAACACTCGGAGAGATTGCCCGAAATGCGGATCTGCTGATCCATGATGCTACCTACGATGAATCAGAAGCGGCCCGGGCAATGGAATTTTACCATGCTACTGCAGCACAGGCAGGCGAGGCAGCATCCATCCTTTCCGCCAAAACCCTTGTTTTAGTCCACATAAGTTCCCGTTATATCGATGCACAGGCTCACGTGGGCGATGCAAAGAAAAAATTCTCCGGCACGATTTTGGCTCCCAATGACCTTGATATGGTAGAAGTTCCTTTCAGGGATTGA
- a CDS encoding sugar phosphate isomerase/epimerase, whose protein sequence is MSLKPYFSSSSKVWDDIAWVYGIEDAGYDGWEIVADGNYKLDNAECFKKIEEVIASTHLGISVHAPFGDLNLATLNDPIWRESIRQICTCITHASAITDRVTIHPGYLSPVGKLMPQKVWDLQKEALRQIGRCAVEHSVIACLENMIGVKEFLCQLPEELMGMTDGMEGIGMTFDFGHANTRGKVNSFLPYVKKASHIHIHDNHGMSDEHLALGDGNINWTVVGKTVADNYSGVVVIEGRSIEEAKKSLPIFRKCFI, encoded by the coding sequence ATGAGCCTTAAACCATATTTCTCTTCCTCATCAAAAGTCTGGGATGACATCGCATGGGTATACGGGATTGAAGATGCGGGTTATGACGGTTGGGAGATTGTAGCAGATGGCAATTACAAACTGGACAATGCAGAGTGCTTCAAAAAAATTGAAGAGGTGATTGCGAGCACCCACCTGGGTATTTCAGTGCACGCCCCTTTTGGGGATCTGAACCTTGCTACCTTAAACGACCCCATATGGCGCGAATCGATCCGGCAGATATGTACCTGTATAACCCATGCATCCGCAATCACTGACAGGGTCACCATCCATCCCGGCTATCTTTCTCCTGTCGGAAAACTGATGCCCCAGAAAGTCTGGGATCTCCAGAAAGAGGCACTCCGACAGATCGGAAGATGTGCTGTTGAACATTCAGTCATTGCATGCCTTGAAAATATGATTGGGGTAAAAGAGTTTCTCTGCCAGCTTCCCGAAGAGCTGATGGGCATGACTGACGGGATGGAAGGAATAGGTATGACCTTTGATTTCGGGCATGCAAATACCCGGGGAAAAGTAAACAGTTTCCTGCCGTATGTCAAAAAAGCCAGTCATATCCATATTCATGACAATCACGGCATGTCCGATGAGCACCTTGCTCTGGGGGACGGTAATATCAACTGGACCGTAGTGGGAAAAACAGTTGCAGACAACTATTCCGGTGTTGTTGTGATAGAAGGGAGATCCATTGAAGAGGCAAAAAAGAGCCTGCCAATATTCCGGAAGTGTTTCATATGA
- a CDS encoding dephospho-CoA kinase → MKVIGVVGLPASGKGEFSKIAAEAGIPVIVMGDMIRAEVKKAGLEPTDTNFGATANRLRAEGGMDAIAALCIPEIKRQTAPLVLVDGIRGDAEVNLFRKHFSGFILISIDSSFEKRLDRIRARGRSDDFVLPESLRNRDEREMNWGLGNALALADINIKNEGSLEEFSTEVISVLASLGRDP, encoded by the coding sequence GTGAAAGTAATAGGAGTTGTCGGGCTTCCCGCAAGCGGCAAAGGTGAATTTTCAAAGATTGCAGCAGAAGCGGGTATTCCGGTCATTGTCATGGGAGATATGATCCGGGCTGAAGTCAAAAAAGCGGGACTGGAACCCACGGATACCAATTTCGGGGCAACAGCAAACAGGCTTCGGGCAGAAGGAGGTATGGATGCAATTGCTGCATTGTGTATACCCGAGATAAAGCGCCAGACCGCTCCTTTGGTACTTGTTGATGGAATACGGGGAGATGCTGAAGTGAACCTGTTCCGGAAGCACTTTTCCGGGTTTATTCTCATCAGTATCGATTCCTCATTTGAAAAACGGCTGGACCGGATCAGGGCACGGGGTCGTTCAGATGATTTTGTCCTCCCCGAATCCCTGCGTAACCGGGATGAACGCGAGATGAACTGGGGGCTGGGTAACGCACTTGCTCTGGCGGATATCAATATAAAAAATGAAGGCAGTCTTGAGGAGTTTTCAACTGAGGTAATTTCTGTCCTTGCCTCTTTGGGGCGTGATCCATGA
- a CDS encoding anaerobic ribonucleoside-triphosphate reductase activating protein — translation MNFGGFVSLSTIDWRGKAVCTLFLRGCPLRCTYCHNESIQTGEDLRDIGEITEMIKTSSPFISGVVFSGGEPTGQKDALIALARYAKKINLEVGIQTNGFFPETLEALISEGLVDKVAIDYKSTWEGYSGTTGGYRPAAKDNYDRNVLKSIGICKKAWENKTLAEFEVVFTIFYENREYIRQISEKIGDVPLVLQQGEHKIASMHSADPEMTNGEYICKKQNEQNKHPPLRLKEIKDIADTLKKTVRIRTRDIGEISYNWRHIL, via the coding sequence CTGAACTTCGGGGGATTTGTTTCCCTCTCTACAATCGACTGGCGGGGAAAGGCAGTCTGCACGCTTTTTTTGCGGGGTTGCCCGTTACGGTGCACGTACTGCCATAATGAATCCATCCAGACCGGGGAGGATTTACGAGACATCGGAGAGATCACTGAAATGATTAAAACCTCATCGCCATTTATCAGCGGCGTGGTCTTTTCCGGAGGGGAACCAACGGGGCAGAAAGATGCATTGATTGCCCTGGCCCGGTATGCAAAAAAAATAAACCTTGAAGTAGGGATCCAGACTAATGGTTTTTTTCCGGAAACCCTTGAAGCATTAATTTCTGAAGGGCTGGTGGATAAAGTCGCCATTGATTACAAATCAACATGGGAAGGATATTCAGGTACAACGGGGGGTTACCGCCCTGCGGCAAAAGATAATTATGATAGAAATGTCCTGAAATCGATTGGCATCTGCAAAAAGGCATGGGAAAATAAAACGTTAGCAGAATTTGAAGTAGTGTTTACCATATTTTATGAAAACCGGGAATATATCAGGCAGATCTCAGAAAAAATCGGGGATGTGCCACTTGTTCTTCAGCAGGGTGAACATAAGATTGCATCAATGCATAGTGCAGATCCTGAAATGACCAATGGGGAATATATCTGCAAAAAACAAAACGAACAGAATAAACATCCCCCACTAAGACTAAAAGAGATTAAAGATATTGCAGATACCCTGAAAAAGACGGTACGGATCAGGACACGGGATATCGGGGAAATATCGTATAACTGGAGACATATTCTGTGA
- a CDS encoding thiamine biosynthesis protein ThiC (catalyzes the formation of 4-amino-2-methyl-5-phosphomethylpyrimidine from 5-amino-1-(5-phospho-D-ribosyl)imidazole and S-adenosyl-L-methionine in thiamine biosynthesis), translating into MSIVADAKRGIITEEMKIVAKQEGVTEDFVRRGVAGGHIVIPVSPYRKVKICGIGEGLRTKVNASIGTSTDIVNIPEEIEKAKQAERAGADTLMELSTGGDFVEIRKQVIANTTLSVGCVPLYQAFIEAAIKDGAVVNMKEDDLFRITAEQAKLGTNFMAIHTGINFETVKRLKNQGRHGGLVSRGGAFMTAWMLHNEKENPLYSEFDYLLEIMKEHDVTLSMGNGMRAGAIHDATDRAAVQELLINAELADIAHKQNVPVIVEGPGHVPIDEIAANVTLMKRVTNNKPFYMLGPIVTDIAPGYDDRVAAIGAAISSSLGADFICYVTPAEHLALPTPEEVYEGVMSSRIAAHVGDMIKLKKTRDLDLEMGHARRDLDWDRQFAVAMNPARAKAIRDERMPADKDGCTMCGDYCAIKIVNKHFQF; encoded by the coding sequence ATGAGTATTGTCGCTGATGCCAAACGAGGTATCATTACCGAAGAGATGAAGATCGTCGCTAAACAGGAAGGAGTCACCGAAGACTTCGTAAGGCGCGGCGTTGCAGGAGGCCATATTGTCATCCCGGTCTCACCCTACCGGAAAGTCAAAATCTGTGGTATTGGCGAAGGTCTCCGCACCAAGGTTAATGCTTCGATAGGAACATCCACCGATATTGTAAATATCCCCGAGGAAATTGAAAAGGCAAAACAAGCAGAGCGTGCCGGTGCCGACACCCTCATGGAACTCTCAACCGGTGGCGATTTTGTCGAGATCCGCAAACAGGTGATCGCAAACACTACCCTTTCTGTTGGATGTGTCCCCCTCTACCAGGCATTCATTGAAGCGGCTATCAAGGATGGCGCTGTCGTCAACATGAAAGAAGACGACCTCTTCCGCATTACTGCCGAGCAGGCCAAACTCGGAACTAACTTCATGGCCATCCATACCGGCATCAACTTTGAGACGGTCAAGCGCCTGAAAAACCAGGGCCGTCATGGCGGACTGGTCTCACGCGGAGGTGCATTCATGACCGCGTGGATGCTCCACAATGAAAAGGAGAACCCGCTGTACAGCGAGTTTGACTACCTGCTGGAGATCATGAAGGAACACGATGTCACGCTCTCCATGGGTAACGGTATGCGGGCCGGCGCAATCCATGACGCGACCGATCGGGCAGCGGTCCAGGAACTGCTCATCAATGCAGAACTTGCCGACATTGCGCACAAACAAAATGTCCCGGTCATTGTCGAAGGCCCGGGCCATGTACCAATCGACGAAATCGCAGCCAATGTTACGCTGATGAAACGTGTCACCAACAACAAGCCGTTCTACATGCTCGGCCCCATCGTCACCGACATTGCCCCCGGTTACGATGACAGGGTTGCTGCGATCGGTGCTGCAATCTCGTCCTCACTCGGCGCGGATTTCATCTGTTACGTTACTCCTGCCGAACACCTTGCACTCCCAACCCCCGAAGAGGTCTATGAAGGAGTCATGAGTTCACGCATAGCCGCCCATGTCGGGGACATGATCAAACTCAAAAAGACCCGTGACCTCGATCTTGAGATGGGACATGCACGCAGGGATCTTGACTGGGACCGCCAGTTTGCGGTTGCCATGAACCCGGCCCGTGCAAAAGCCATCCGCGATGAGCGTATGCCTGCAGACAAAGATGGTTGCACTATGTGCGGTGACTACTGTGCGATCAAGATTGTGAATAAGCATTTCCAGTTCTGA